From the genome of Deinococcus aerolatus, one region includes:
- the nadE gene encoding ammonia-dependent NAD(+) synthetase: protein MTPPTSPHVPAPHNVSLRDRIRRELQVLPEIDPAGEVERRVSFLAEYLEGTPARGFVLGISGGQDSTLAGRLCQLAAQRRREAGHDATLTAMRLPYGVQADEADAQTALEFIRPDRCVTVNIQAAVDASAGAVRAATGEMLRDFVRGNIKARERMVVQYALAGQEGLLVVGTDHAAEAVTGFYTKYGDGGADVTPLSGLSKRQGAQLLQHLEAPERTWRKVPTADLEDARPGLPDEAALGLTYAQIDDYLEGREVTDAVARRLEGMYLNTRHKRAMPVTPQDGWWRGEPGE from the coding sequence CCCGCATAACGTGTCGCTGCGTGACCGCATTCGCCGTGAGCTTCAGGTACTGCCCGAGATTGATCCGGCCGGGGAAGTCGAGCGGCGGGTCAGCTTTCTGGCCGAATACCTGGAGGGCACCCCGGCGCGCGGTTTCGTGCTGGGCATCAGCGGCGGGCAGGACAGCACGCTGGCCGGGCGGCTGTGTCAGCTGGCCGCCCAGCGGCGGCGGGAGGCGGGGCATGACGCAACGTTGACCGCCATGCGGCTGCCCTACGGCGTGCAGGCCGACGAGGCCGATGCCCAGACCGCGCTTGAGTTTATTCGTCCCGACCGCTGCGTGACCGTGAACATCCAGGCGGCAGTGGACGCCAGTGCCGGGGCGGTCCGCGCCGCCACCGGGGAAATGCTGCGCGACTTCGTGCGCGGCAACATCAAGGCGCGCGAGCGCATGGTGGTGCAGTACGCACTGGCCGGCCAGGAGGGGCTGCTGGTGGTGGGCACCGATCACGCCGCCGAGGCGGTCACCGGCTTCTACACCAAATACGGAGACGGCGGCGCGGACGTGACTCCCCTGAGCGGCCTGAGCAAACGGCAGGGCGCGCAGCTGCTGCAGCATCTGGAGGCCCCCGAGCGCACCTGGCGCAAGGTGCCCACCGCCGACCTGGAAGATGCGCGCCCCGGCCTCCCCGACGAGGCGGCCCTGGGCCTGACCTACGCCCAGATTGACGACTACCTGGAGGGCCGCGAGGTCACGGACGCGGTGGCCCGGCGTCTGGAGGGGATGTACCTGAATACCCGCCACAAGCGGGCCATGCCCGTGACCCCCCAGGACGGGTGGTGGCGGGGGGAACCGGGGGAATGA
- a CDS encoding RNA polymerase sigma factor: MTDELTLLLRLRLGDVDALAELYAQLGGHVHALAWRLLGDREEAQEVLQDTFERVYRRAHQYRPDLGSPRAFVYTVARNEALSRLRARGARPVVDHTENLLGEIPSPSAGPGLDTRIMIQGALDDLSPADQALIREAFFMGFSHGELASSHALPLGTVKTRLRRALARMRRTLEKS, encoded by the coding sequence ATGACGGATGAACTCACGCTGCTGCTCCGGCTGCGCCTCGGAGACGTGGACGCGCTGGCCGAGCTGTATGCCCAGTTGGGCGGACATGTTCACGCCCTGGCCTGGCGACTGCTGGGAGACCGCGAGGAGGCGCAGGAAGTGCTTCAGGACACGTTCGAGCGCGTCTATCGGCGCGCTCACCAGTATCGGCCTGATCTGGGATCGCCGCGCGCCTTTGTGTATACGGTGGCCCGCAATGAGGCCCTCAGCCGTCTGCGGGCACGGGGAGCGCGTCCTGTTGTGGACCACACTGAGAACCTGCTGGGAGAAATACCTTCTCCCAGTGCTGGCCCCGGGTTGGACACCCGCATTATGATTCAGGGCGCATTGGATGACCTGTCTCCCGCCGATCAAGCGCTCATCCGTGAGGCCTTCTTCATGGGCTTCAGCCACGGCGAGCTGGCCAGTTCCCACGCCCTGCCCCTGGGGACCGTAAAAACGCGCCTGCGCCGGGCTCTGGCAAGAATGCGCCGCACCCTGGAGAAATCGTGA
- a CDS encoding Ig-like domain-containing protein translates to MTRLLLPMLSAALLLTACSGGTPQPQPPSDSTSPSVSLSASQSGTSVNLIATATDDVRVDRVEFYRGSTLISTDNALPYAAMATVSAADNGNVAFTARAYDAAGNIGQDSKTVLVNVTAPSTRTLYQGLWAWGIGNINTGAVIDTGAVLFSEEVHNDGRAVALGIYANQAEIDAASTGRDGAALLGPVGTPGSLDVGFFVGTDAEARVFFVGRDDDDRIDLYDGKPAFQGSGRLATPDNEPGEAVIVVLLQVSDTVPSNAAARETLEARGKTMVGQALKAARNPAVQPAATASSWRFRALQQGLRTDR, encoded by the coding sequence GTGACCAGACTGCTTCTGCCCATGCTCAGCGCCGCCCTCCTGCTTACCGCCTGCAGTGGCGGTACGCCACAGCCGCAGCCCCCGTCGGACAGCACCTCGCCCAGCGTGAGCCTGAGTGCCTCCCAGAGCGGCACCAGCGTCAATCTGATCGCCACTGCCACCGACGACGTCAGGGTCGACAGGGTGGAGTTCTACCGCGGCAGCACGTTAATCAGCACCGACAACGCCCTGCCCTACGCCGCCATGGCCACGGTCTCTGCCGCCGACAACGGCAACGTGGCCTTCACGGCCAGGGCGTACGACGCTGCGGGCAACATAGGCCAGGACAGCAAGACCGTCCTGGTGAATGTGACGGCGCCCTCCACCAGGACGCTGTACCAGGGCCTCTGGGCCTGGGGCATCGGCAACATCAACACAGGGGCCGTCATCGATACGGGGGCCGTCCTCTTCAGCGAGGAGGTACACAACGATGGGCGGGCGGTGGCCCTGGGCATCTACGCCAACCAGGCCGAGATCGATGCTGCGAGCACCGGCAGGGACGGCGCCGCCCTGCTCGGCCCTGTGGGCACCCCCGGCTCTCTGGACGTGGGTTTTTTCGTGGGCACCGACGCCGAGGCCCGCGTCTTCTTTGTCGGGCGGGACGACGACGACCGCATTGACCTGTACGATGGAAAACCCGCCTTTCAGGGATCAGGCCGTCTGGCCACGCCCGACAATGAACCCGGAGAGGCCGTGATCGTCGTGTTGCTGCAGGTGAGTGACACCGTGCCCAGCAACGCAGCGGCGCGGGAAACGCTGGAGGCAAGGGGCAAAACGATGGTGGGGCAGGCCCTGAAGGCTGCCCGCAATCCCGCCGTACAGCCTGCTGCCACCGCCAGTTCATGGCGGTTCCGCGCCCTTCAACAGGGCCTCCGAACAGACCGCTAG